One region of Salvelinus namaycush isolate Seneca chromosome 3, SaNama_1.0, whole genome shotgun sequence genomic DNA includes:
- the LOC120033360 gene encoding transmembrane protease serine 9-like, which translates to MNVSRDDTETSGSEQDSEPELRGDVTEPLPTASNTRYAVPKGPNVSHSQLDVCGISPLNTRIVGGQDAPPGSWPWQASLQRSGSGSNFCGGSLINKEWVLTAAHCFPSTSTSNLVVYVGRQSQQGSNPNEVSRTVTQIICHPNYSKSTSDNDMCLLKLSSPVTFTNYIRPVCLAAPGSSFYAGTTSWVTGWGTTSSGGCDVPLALPVPQILQEVDVPVVGNRQCNCNYGVGMITDNMICAGLSAGGKDSCQGDSGGPIVSKQDTRWIQSGVVSFGNGCALANFPGVYARVSQYQTWINSQITSDQPGFITFSSNGTDSDLSVTCTTPPPPTTTPAPVVCGSASASLNSRIGGGSSLATAGLWPWIASIQKNGAHVCGGTLVAVDSVMSDASCFSSQPNAFQWTVILGRLKQTGSNPNEVTLNVINITMSNLTGNNVAILRLASKPKLSNYIQPICVDQGTSNFNTGTKCWVAGWGTGQGGAEQVLQEFQTSVVECVNVSSLDNICTGPVTLLQSDVGGPLMCKQGNSWFQTAVLTVDSSNATSSNTTSTSKARWSQSPRASTIQVFTKTSRFKNFLATNLGTLLSPALAGGSSGASMAHSSFSLFLLFSISFVLLLGWD; encoded by the exons ATGA ATGTATCAAGGGATGACACAGAGACATCTGGCTCTGAGCAAGACAGTGAGCCAGAGCTGCGAGGAGATGTCACCGAGCCCCTCCCAACTGCATCAAACACCAGATATGCTGTTCCAAAAGGACCCAATG TGTCTCACTCTCAGTTGGATG TGTGTGGAATCTCTCCTCTCAACACTAGGATCGTGGGGGGTCAGGATGCTCCTCCAGGGAGTTGGCCATGGCAGGCCAGTCTGCAGAGGTCTGGATCTGGCAGCAATTTTTGTGGGGGATCCCTTATCAACAAAGAGTGGGTGCTGACTGCTGCTCACTGCTTTCCCAG CACCAGTACATCAAATTTGGTGGTCTACGTGGGTCGTCAGAGCCAGCAGGGCTCCAACCCTAATGAAGTGAGTCGTACGGTCACTCAGATCATCTGCCACCCCAACTACAGCAAGAGTACAAGTGACAACGACATGTGTCTGCTGAAGCTCTCCTCCCCCGTGACTTTTACCAACTACATCCGGCCAGTCTGCCTAGCTGCACCAGGCAGCTCCTTCTATGCTGGCACTACTAGCTGGGTCACAGGCTGGGGCACCACCAGCAGTGGAGGATGTGA tgtgcccctggctctcc CTGTACCACAGATCCTACAGGAGGTAGATGTGCCAGTAGTGGGAAACAGGCAGTGTAACTGTAATTATGGAGTTGGCATGATCACTGACAACATGATCTGTGCTGGTCTATCAGCAGGAGGAAAGGATTCCTGTCAG GGGGACTCAGGAGGTCCGATTGTGAGCAAACAGGATACTCGCTGGATCCAGTCTGGCGTTGTGAGTTTTGGCAACGGCTGTGCTCTGGCAAATTTCCCAGGTGTGTACGCCAGAGTTTCCCAGTACCAGACCTGGATCAACAGCCAGATTACCAGTGACCAACCaggcttcatcaccttctcatccaatgggaCTGACTCTGACCTCAGTGTCACCtgcaccaccccccccccccctactacCACACCCGCAC cTGTGGTGTGTGGCAGCGCTAGCGCCTCTTTGAACTCCCGTATTGGTGGGGGAAGCTCGTTGGCGACAGCAGGCTTGTGGCCCTGGATAGCCAGCATACAGAAAAACGGAGCACACGTTTGCGGGGGCACGTTAGTGGCGGTGGACTCTGTCATGAGCGACGCTAGCTGCTTCTCCAG CCAACCCAACGCCTTTCAATGGACCGTGATCCTGGGTCGTCTGAAGCAAACCGGCTCCAACCCTAACGAGGTAACCCTGAATGTTATCAACATCACCATGAGCAACTTGACGGGCAACAACGTGGCCATCCTCCGACTGGCCAGCAAACCCAAGTTGTCTAACTACATCCAGCCTATCTGTGTGGACCAGGGAACCAGCAACTTCAACACAGGGACTAAGtgctgggtggctggctggggcACTGGCCAGGGTGGGG CTGAGCAAGTCCTGCAGGAGTTCCAGACCTCTGTTGTGGAATGCGTGAATGTTTCATCTTTGGACAACATTTGCACCGGACCTGTGACACTATTGCAG AGTGATGTGGGTGGTCCTCTGATGTGTAAGCAGGGCAACTCATGGTTTCAGACTGCTGTGTTGACTGTCGATAGCAGCAACGCCACAAGCAGCAACACCACTAGCACTAGCAAAGCACGATGGAGCCAGAGTCCTCGCGCCTCCACCATCCAAGTCTTCACCAAAACCTCCCGCTTTAAGAACTTCCTAGCTACCAATTTGGGAACCCTCCTATCCCCCGCCTTAGCTGGTGGCAGCAGTGGAGCTTCCATGgcccactcctccttctctctcttcctcctcttctccatctCCTTTGTCCTCCTGTTGGGCTGGGATTGA